The following proteins come from a genomic window of Leguminivora glycinivorella isolate SPB_JAAS2020 chromosome 6, LegGlyc_1.1, whole genome shotgun sequence:
- the LOC125227016 gene encoding uncharacterized protein LOC125227016, which yields MNDMAEMNECWNEMAVSLRSVAKDVLDETRGKGKIDRDTWWWNDDVQMTLKEKKNAFKEWKSVEVGNDREKENKRSAYLISKKKAKKAVAIARAKVQDKLYNHLESPQGLKDLYRIARERERNARDINHMKCMKDEAGKILTDDKSIRERWKNYFNKLMNEENDWTGVLENARSNIGM from the coding sequence atgaatgatatggCGGAGATGAATGAATGCTGGAATGAAATGGCTGTAAGTTTAAGAAGTGTGGCGAAGGACGTACTTGATGAAACGAGGGGGAAAGGAAAGATTGATAGAGATACATGGTGGTGGAATGATGATGTGCAAATGACTCTGAAAGAAAAGAAGAATGCTTTTAAAGAATGGAAAAGTGTGGAAGTGGGTAATGATAGAGAAAAGGAAAACAAGAGGTCAGcttatttaataagtaaaaaGAAGGCCAAGAAAGCAGTCGCAATAGCAAGGGCCAAGGTCCAAGATAAGCTTTACAACCATTTGGAAAGCCCACAAGGCCTAAAAGACCTTTATAGAATAGCAAGAGAGCGGGAGCGGAATGCAAGAGATATCAATCAcatgaaatgtatgaaagatGAAGCAGGAAAGATTTTGACAGATGACAAGAGCATAAGAGAACGCTGGAAGAACTATTTCAATAAACTTATGAATGAAGAGAATGACTGGACAGGCGTGCTAGAAAACGCTAGAAGTAACATCGGTATGTAA